A window from Aerococcus sp. Group 1 encodes these proteins:
- the nrdE gene encoding class 1b ribonucleoside-diphosphate reductase subunit alpha yields the protein MTFKQEENYLSLNALTRFKDQAGHYNFQADKEAVAVYMRDYIQAKTKTFANLDSKLDYLFENNYYEKEVFDQYSKDFIHEIYQWADDQDFAFPNLIGAMKFYSAYALKTDDKAYYLETYEDRVIANALFLANGDQDLAKDLAADILSNRFQPATPTFLNAAKKRRGEYISCYLLRVEDNMESIARSIATSLQLSKRGGGVALCLTNLRETTAPIKGMANQASGVVPVMKLLEDSFSYANQLGQRQGAGAVYLHAHHPDILKFLDTKRENADEKIRIKSLSLGVVIPDITFQLAKENKDMALFSPYDIKKVYGKAMSDISITEKYDELLANPAIHKDFISARKLFQVIAELHFESGYPYLMFEDTVNSRNPHKKKGRIVMSNLCSEITQVSTPSSFNEDLSFRTIGEDICCNLGSLNIAKAMDQAPDFGHLVSHAIQALDRISRKSDLESAPSIKKGNQANHAVGLGAMNLHGFLATNHIYYDSEEAVDFTDMFFYALAYHAFKSSHALVKQHGPFAGFAESEYADGSYFMKYTESRVQPKTERVRQLLKDYGLQLPSQEDWQALAKAIQEDGIANAHLLAVAPTGSISYLSSCTPSLQPVVSPVETRKEGKLGRVYVPAYQIDNDNYAYYQRGAYEVGPQAIIDIVAAAQKHVDQAISLTLFMSSEATTRDLNRAYIYAYSKGCSTIYYVRVRQDVLAGSEHLESDELLSADPTSPDRSSCNGNSECESCMI from the coding sequence ATGACATTCAAGCAAGAGGAAAACTACCTGTCACTGAATGCTTTAACTCGTTTTAAAGACCAAGCAGGTCACTATAATTTTCAAGCCGATAAAGAAGCCGTAGCTGTCTACATGAGAGACTATATCCAAGCCAAGACCAAGACTTTTGCTAACCTGGATAGTAAGTTGGACTATCTTTTTGAAAATAACTACTATGAAAAAGAAGTCTTTGACCAATATTCTAAAGACTTTATCCATGAAATCTACCAATGGGCGGATGACCAAGATTTTGCCTTTCCTAATTTAATTGGGGCCATGAAATTCTATTCCGCCTATGCGCTGAAGACGGATGATAAGGCTTATTATCTAGAAACCTATGAAGACCGGGTGATTGCTAATGCGCTCTTCCTAGCCAATGGCGACCAAGACTTAGCCAAGGATTTGGCAGCTGATATCTTGTCTAATCGCTTTCAACCGGCGACGCCTACCTTTCTCAATGCGGCTAAGAAAAGACGAGGTGAATACATTTCCTGTTATCTCTTAAGGGTAGAGGACAATATGGAATCCATTGCTAGAAGTATTGCAACCAGTCTGCAATTATCCAAAAGAGGAGGGGGCGTGGCGCTCTGCTTGACTAACTTAAGAGAGACCACTGCTCCTATTAAGGGAATGGCCAACCAGGCATCTGGGGTGGTGCCCGTGATGAAGCTCTTGGAAGACTCATTTTCCTATGCTAACCAATTAGGACAACGGCAAGGAGCAGGGGCGGTCTACCTCCATGCCCACCATCCGGATATCCTTAAATTCCTGGATACCAAACGAGAAAATGCTGATGAAAAGATTCGGATTAAATCCCTGTCTTTAGGTGTTGTAATTCCAGATATCACCTTCCAACTCGCTAAGGAAAATAAGGACATGGCGCTCTTTTCACCTTACGACATTAAAAAAGTCTACGGCAAGGCCATGTCAGATATTTCCATTACCGAAAAATATGACGAGTTATTGGCTAATCCAGCCATTCATAAGGACTTTATTTCAGCGAGAAAACTTTTCCAAGTCATTGCGGAACTGCACTTTGAATCAGGTTATCCTTATTTAATGTTTGAAGATACGGTTAACAGCCGCAATCCTCATAAGAAAAAAGGACGGATCGTGATGTCCAACTTATGTTCGGAAATCACCCAAGTATCTACTCCTTCCAGCTTTAATGAAGATCTTTCCTTCCGTACTATCGGGGAAGACATTTGTTGTAACCTGGGTTCGCTCAATATCGCCAAAGCCATGGATCAAGCCCCCGACTTCGGCCACTTAGTCAGCCATGCTATCCAGGCCTTGGACCGTATTTCGAGAAAGTCTGACCTAGAGTCTGCTCCATCAATTAAGAAGGGTAACCAAGCCAACCATGCTGTTGGTTTAGGGGCTATGAACTTACACGGTTTCTTAGCCACCAACCATATTTACTATGATTCAGAAGAAGCAGTAGACTTTACCGACATGTTCTTCTATGCACTAGCCTACCATGCCTTCAAATCCTCACATGCTTTAGTGAAACAACATGGACCTTTTGCAGGATTTGCTGAATCGGAATATGCGGATGGGTCTTATTTCATGAAATATACTGAATCAAGGGTCCAACCTAAGACAGAAAGAGTTCGTCAATTACTCAAAGATTACGGCTTGCAGTTACCAAGTCAAGAGGACTGGCAAGCCCTCGCTAAGGCTATTCAAGAAGACGGTATCGCTAATGCCCACCTGCTAGCAGTCGCTCCAACGGGTTCGATTTCCTACCTGTCTTCATGTACACCGAGCTTGCAACCAGTGGTTTCACCGGTAGAAACTCGCAAAGAAGGTAAATTAGGTCGGGTGTATGTTCCTGCTTATCAGATTGATAATGACAACTATGCTTATTATCAACGAGGAGCCTATGAAGTCGGTCCCCAAGCCATCATCGATATTGTGGCCGCCGCCCAAAAGCATGTGGACCAAGCTATCTCCTTAACCCTCTTCATGTCCTCGGAAGCCACCACCCGTGATTTGAACCGGGCCTATATCTATGCCTATAGCAAGGGCTGTTCCACCATTTACTATGTTCGCGTTCGTCAAGATGTTTTAGCCGGCAGTGAACATTTAGAAAGTGATGAACTGCTCTCTGCAGATCCAACGTCTCCAGACCGTTCGTCCTGTAATGGCAACTCGGAATGTGAATCCTGTATGATCTAG
- the gpmA gene encoding 2,3-diphosphoglycerate-dependent phosphoglycerate mutase encodes MKLVFIRHGESELNLANVFTGWLDPKLSENGRKEAAKAGQDLKETGIEFDSVHTSVLTRAIQTCNIVLEEMDRLYLPVEKNWRLNERHYGGLQGLNKAETAEKYGDEQVHIWRRSYDVRPPQASGEQAFDHRYDHLDTRHMLAGECLKDTLDRTLPYWEDHIAPELKDGKNVLVVAHGNSLRSLTKHIENISDDDIMGVEIATGEPIVYDIDENLNVVNKTVLHK; translated from the coding sequence ATGAAATTAGTATTCATTCGTCACGGTGAAAGTGAATTAAACTTAGCCAATGTCTTTACCGGTTGGTTAGATCCAAAATTAAGTGAAAACGGTCGTAAGGAAGCGGCTAAAGCGGGTCAAGATTTAAAAGAAACGGGTATTGAATTTGATTCTGTTCATACTTCCGTACTAACCCGCGCTATCCAAACCTGTAACATTGTTTTAGAAGAAATGGACCGCCTCTACCTACCAGTAGAAAAAAATTGGCGTTTAAATGAACGTCACTATGGTGGTTTACAAGGTTTAAACAAAGCTGAAACCGCTGAAAAATATGGTGATGAACAAGTTCATATCTGGCGTCGTTCCTACGATGTACGTCCTCCACAAGCTAGCGGTGAACAAGCCTTTGACCATCGTTATGACCACTTAGACACCCGCCACATGCTTGCTGGTGAATGTCTAAAGGATACCCTTGACCGTACCCTTCCTTACTGGGAAGACCACATTGCTCCAGAATTAAAAGACGGCAAAAATGTTTTAGTTGTGGCTCACGGTAACAGCTTACGTTCCCTAACCAAACACATTGAAAACATTTCTGACGATGACATCATGGGCGTTGAAATCGCAACTGGCGAACCAATCGTTTATGACATCGACGAAAACCTCAATGTTGTGAACAAGACAGTTTTACATAAATAA
- a CDS encoding 2,3-diphosphoglycerate-dependent phosphoglycerate mutase translates to MLILLRHGQSSSNLNNLFTGWYDAKLTQEGKDQAYAAGRRLKAAGIHLDTVHTSLLSRAIQTTNIVLEAMDQLYLPLEKSWRLNGRHYGALEGMNKDLARKKFGPDQVHAWRRSYDVRPPEATDNELSDRYPFLDSTSLPQSESLKDTQARLLPYLEDRVIPQIKQGENVLIVSHGNLLRALTLVIEDLDPSQASQIEIANALPIVYHFDQELQIKSKEILNG, encoded by the coding sequence ATGCTCATCTTACTGCGTCATGGACAAAGTAGTTCCAATTTAAATAATTTATTTACCGGATGGTACGATGCCAAACTGACCCAAGAAGGCAAAGACCAGGCCTATGCGGCTGGACGTCGCTTGAAAGCAGCTGGAATCCATCTCGATACAGTCCATACCTCCCTTCTCAGCCGGGCCATCCAAACCACTAATATTGTTCTAGAAGCTATGGACCAACTTTACCTACCCTTAGAAAAATCTTGGCGGTTGAATGGTCGCCATTACGGCGCCTTGGAAGGAATGAACAAGGACTTGGCCCGGAAAAAATTTGGTCCAGACCAAGTCCATGCCTGGCGACGTTCTTATGACGTCCGTCCTCCCGAGGCGACTGATAATGAGCTCAGCGACCGCTACCCCTTCTTAGATAGTACAAGCCTTCCACAGAGTGAAAGCTTAAAGGATACCCAAGCGCGTTTACTTCCCTACTTAGAAGACCGAGTGATTCCTCAAATCAAGCAGGGGGAAAATGTCCTAATCGTCTCCCATGGTAACCTCTTACGGGCCTTAACCTTGGTCATTGAAGACCTTGACCCCAGTCAAGCCAGTCAGATAGAGATCGCCAATGCCCTCCCGATTGTCTATCATTTTGATCAAGAGCTCCAGATCAAAAGTAAGGAAATCTTGAATGGCTGA